Part of the Candidatus Woesearchaeota archaeon genome is shown below.
TAATGACAACTATCTCTGCGGAGATGTCAGCGAAGAGGAAATACAAGCTTTTTTCTCATGAAATTCCAAGCAGATGTTAGCATTGTTGAACCTGATCTAACAAGACCGTTAGTAGCATCAACAAATGCAGGCACTGCAACCAAACCTGCGTGGCTTAAGATCCGCCCTCCCACGCAAAGATTCAGCGAGGTCAAACAAGTTCTTAGAGCATATAACATCACCACTGTTTGCGAAGAATCCCACTGTCCTAATATGAGCGAATGCTGGTCAGGAGGCACTGCTACGTTCATGGCGATGGGGGATACTTGCAGTAGGGGTTGTAGGTTCTGCCAGATTAAAGCAGCAACAAAGATAGCACCTCTTGATCCTTATGAGCCTGAAAACATGGCTCGCGCAGCGCAAGAAATGGGACTTAGCTATGTTGTGATGACAAGTGTTGCAAGAGATGATCTTCCCGATCAAGGAGCACAACATCTCAAAAAATGCGTTGAAGAGATTAAGAAACGCGATATTCTCGTTGAAATTCTCATTCCTGATATGCAAGGAAAAGAAGATCTCATTGATATCATCCTCAGCGCCAAACCGCAGGTCTTAGCGCATAACATTGAAACCGTGCGACGTCTCACACCAATGGTAAGAGATAGAAGAGCAAGTTATGACCAAACACTCAAAGTACTCTCCTACGTAAAGAAAAAGCATGCTGTGTATACAAAATCATCAATCATGGTGGGTCTTGGTGAGACCCCAGAAGAAGTGCTGGAGACCATGCGCGATTTAAGAGGTGCTGGTGTTGATATCCTCACCATCGGCCAATACTTGCAGCCAAGCAAAAGACACATCAAACTCCAATCCTATGTTCATCCTAATACATTTGCATTCTATGAAGAAGAAGCGAAAAAAATGGGTTTTCTCTTTGTTGCATCAGGCCCCTTCGTGCGAAGCAGTTACAAAGCAGGAGAATTGTTTATGGAACAGATCATAAGGGGTGGTGATTCATAATGCTCCAACCACTACGCCCCACCCACCACCCTCATCGACGCAAGGGAGTCTCCTATTTTTTGCGTGAGCAAAAAATGGTCTTATCATTCAACACCTACAAGAAAAAACAACAAGAGCGAAAACAACAAGAGAAAAAATGACAAAAGAACACTTATTCGAATCATTCAACCCGCACGAAAACAACATGTTCACTGTTCTGAATGAAGACGGCTCTACAAATGAGTACGATCCTCAACTCTCTCAAGAAGAGTGCATGACAATCTACAAGAACATGGTGCGCTCACGTACCATGGATGAAAAAGCGTTCAAACTCCAACGTTCAGGAAAACTGGGAACCTTTGCACAAGCAATAGGGCAAGAAGGTTGTCAAGCACCCGTAGCACTTCTTCTTGACGACGATGATTGGGTTGTTCCCGCATTCAGAGAGCAATGCCTTTTCATCTCTGCAGGAAATGAGATGAAAAAATTCTTTCAATACTATGGAGGTAATGAGATAGGAAACCAGCCCAATAGGGATAAATTTCTCCCCGTCTCCATTGTCGTGGGATCTCACCCTTTACACGCAACAGGTATTGCCTGGGCGCAAAAAATCAAAGGAAACAAAGCAACAGTGTTCACCTATTTTGGTGACGGTGCAACTTCTGAAGGACAATTCCATGAAGCAATGAACTTTGCAGGAGTATTCAAAGTACCCGTAGTCTTCATTGCTCAAAATAATCAATACGCAATTTCACTCCCCGTTACAAAACAAACAGCATCAAAAAACTTAGCTCAAAAAAGCTGCGCGTATGGTTTTCCTGGAATGCTTGTTGATGGAAATGATCCTCTTGCCGTCTATGTTGCTGCAAGAGAAGCAAAAGCCTGGACGCGCGAGGGAAAAGGACCAGCACTCTTAGAATTCTACACGTACAGGCTAGGCCCACACACAACGGCAGATGATCCTACACTGTATAGAACGGACGAAGAAGTTGAACGCTGGAAGAAAAAAGACCCGATTCTTCGTTTTGAAACCTATCTTAAAAAACAAGGCTGGTTGGATCAAGATCTCAAAGAGAGCATAGAAGCACAAGCAAAAGAAGAAGTGGAACAAGCCGTAAAAGACGCGCAAAGCGAAACACCAACGCCTGAAGATATTTTCAAATGGACCTACAAAGAAATGACTCCTGCTCTTAAAGAACAACTTGAAGAACTTCAACAAACACTTAACTCAACATCAAACAATGCACAAGGTGATGAGAAATGACTGTGATGAACATGGTTGAAGCACTCAACGACGCTTTGCGCATAGCAATGAAAGAGGATGAGCGCGTCATGATCCTTGGCGAAGATGTAGGAAAAGAAGGAGGGGTTTTCAGAGTAACCTCAGGATTACAACAAGAATTCGGGGAAGAACGAGCAGTTGATACTCCTCTCTCAGAAGGGGGAATTTTCGGAACATCTATCGGACTTGCAATAGGGGGAATGATTCCCGTATGTGAAGCACAGTTCTCAGGCTTTATTTACCCTGGTTTTGATCAACTTATCTCTCACGCAGCACGTATGCGTACAAGAAGCAGAGGAAAATACGCTGTTCCTCTTGTTTTGAGATCACCTTGTTCAGGAGGAATCAGAGCACTTGAACATCACTCTGAGAGTATGGAAGCAATTTACGCACACACGCCAGGACTCAAAGTGGTCATGCCTTCAGGGCCCTATGATGCAAAAGGATTACTACTCGCAGCAATAAAAGATCCCGACCCTGTTATTTTTCTTGAACCCAAACGGGTGTATCGTGCAATCAAAGAAGAGGTTCCTCAAGAAGCGTATGAGATTGAACTGGGAAAAGCAAACATTGTTAACGAAGGATCCGATCTTACTCTTGTGACGTGGGGCGCAATGCTACGAGACGTTAAAAAAGCTCTTGAAGAAAGCGAGTACTCTGCTGAAATCATTGATCTAAGAACTATTTCACCTCTTGATACACAGACAATCATCGACTCAGTGAATAAGACGGGAAGACTTGTCATCGTTCAAGAAGCACCAAGAGAATGCAGTGTTTCTTCAGAAATCGCAGCACAAGTAGTGCAAAAAGCGCTCACCTCATTACTCGCACCAATAGAAAGAGTAACAGGGTTTGATACGATTTTTCCGCTCTACCAGAACGAGCTACTCTACTTACCAAGCAAAGAACGCATACTCAAAGCAATAGATAAGGTGATGCATTTTGATTGAGATTAAATTTCCCGACGTAGGAGAAGGTATTTCGGAAGGCGTTCTTGTAAAATGGAACGTTAAAGTAGGTGATAAAGTAAACGTTGACGATATTCTCGCAGAAGTTGAAACAGACAAAGCAATAGTTGAATGGCCAAGCCCAGAAGCAGGAGTAGTAACTCAGCTACGCGCAAAAGAAGGAGACACGATCAAAGTAGGTGATGTTATTGTTGTTCTTGACGACGAGAACAAGGTAAATCAAGCAAACCAAGAAAGCACCGAAAAGAAAGATGTGGCAGCTCAAGACGAAGATAAACAATTTCAAGAAAAAACATCAACGAGTGCTCCACTCACAAGCAACAAGAGGGATGGAGAAAAAAACACTACGTCAAGTTCTTCGCCTTCGGAAAATAAATCATCCCATGCAGAGCGTGTAAGCAAGGATACTTCAGAACAAGAAGCAACAGAACAAAAAGAAACAAAGCAAAAAGAAACAAAAGATCAATTTACCTCAACAGGAGTTGTAGGAAGTCTTGAAGAAGCAGCGGAAGAAGAACATTACAAGCTTAAACAATCAAAAGAAAGATCAACGCGGGTAAAAGCGCTTCCTGCA
Proteins encoded:
- the lipA gene encoding lipoyl synthase, encoding MKFQADVSIVEPDLTRPLVASTNAGTATKPAWLKIRPPTQRFSEVKQVLRAYNITTVCEESHCPNMSECWSGGTATFMAMGDTCSRGCRFCQIKAATKIAPLDPYEPENMARAAQEMGLSYVVMTSVARDDLPDQGAQHLKKCVEEIKKRDILVEILIPDMQGKEDLIDIILSAKPQVLAHNIETVRRLTPMVRDRRASYDQTLKVLSYVKKKHAVYTKSSIMVGLGETPEEVLETMRDLRGAGVDILTIGQYLQPSKRHIKLQSYVHPNTFAFYEEEAKKMGFLFVASGPFVRSSYKAGELFMEQIIRGGDS
- the pdhA gene encoding pyruvate dehydrogenase (acetyl-transferring) E1 component subunit alpha — protein: MTKEHLFESFNPHENNMFTVLNEDGSTNEYDPQLSQEECMTIYKNMVRSRTMDEKAFKLQRSGKLGTFAQAIGQEGCQAPVALLLDDDDWVVPAFREQCLFISAGNEMKKFFQYYGGNEIGNQPNRDKFLPVSIVVGSHPLHATGIAWAQKIKGNKATVFTYFGDGATSEGQFHEAMNFAGVFKVPVVFIAQNNQYAISLPVTKQTASKNLAQKSCAYGFPGMLVDGNDPLAVYVAAREAKAWTREGKGPALLEFYTYRLGPHTTADDPTLYRTDEEVERWKKKDPILRFETYLKKQGWLDQDLKESIEAQAKEEVEQAVKDAQSETPTPEDIFKWTYKEMTPALKEQLEELQQTLNSTSNNAQGDEK
- a CDS encoding alpha-ketoacid dehydrogenase subunit beta, with the protein product MTVMNMVEALNDALRIAMKEDERVMILGEDVGKEGGVFRVTSGLQQEFGEERAVDTPLSEGGIFGTSIGLAIGGMIPVCEAQFSGFIYPGFDQLISHAARMRTRSRGKYAVPLVLRSPCSGGIRALEHHSESMEAIYAHTPGLKVVMPSGPYDAKGLLLAAIKDPDPVIFLEPKRVYRAIKEEVPQEAYEIELGKANIVNEGSDLTLVTWGAMLRDVKKALEESEYSAEIIDLRTISPLDTQTIIDSVNKTGRLVIVQEAPRECSVSSEIAAQVVQKALTSLLAPIERVTGFDTIFPLYQNELLYLPSKERILKAIDKVMHFD